Genomic window (Vigna unguiculata cultivar IT97K-499-35 chromosome 10, ASM411807v1, whole genome shotgun sequence):
ACTGACCATGGCCAAGGGTCCTCTGCCAGTGATGGTACCTCCTCAAGCACTAACGGTGCGCACACAAATGATCCGTGAAAATATGTGACAAATTACATGGTTGTGGTGCTTAGTATGTAATTTCCTTTATTTCCAGTAGGATTTTCTTTGTTTCGTTGGTTCTGCGTTATATTTTGTGTGTGTAATTTTGCTGCTTAGTATTCTTGGTATGTTGGTCGTTTCAATACTTCAGGTGATTTATTCACAACTATGTTAATCATCATTCTACATAGTAGCGCAAACGTATGTGGGAATATGCAATACACTTAATGTATTAAAAGTTCCAGTCCACTGTTTTCTTCTATTCAACACTCATTTTCTACTTCAGAATATAGTTATCTATTCATCCCTGATTCAAGTGGGGAGTAAGGACaacatatgtggggagttacgtctatatttttatatgttcatCCCTCATTCAAGTGAAGTTCATTTAAAAActcattttcattaatatttcaGTCATCAAAGGCCATCCAAAGTTTTCTCCCATTCAGGCAATGGGATGTTTCGCAAACACAAACGAAATATCACGTGTCACACCTAAGTGGGGAGTAAGGACAGCCTTTGTGGGGAgttatgtgtatttttttgtgTGCGCATCCCTGATTCAAGTTAAGTTCACCTGTATagtcattttcattaaaatctTAGTCAAAAAAGGCAATCTGAAGTTTTAACCATTGACGCAAATGGAATGTTTCGCAAACACAAACCAAATATCGCATATGCCAACCAAGTGGGGAGTAAGGACaacatatgtggggagttacgtctatatttttatatgttcatCCCTTATTCAAGTGAAGTTCATTTATGaactaattttcattaatatttcaGTCATCAAAGGCCATCCAAAGTTTTCTCCCATTCAGGCAATGGGATGTTTCGCAAACACAAACGAAATATCACGTGTCACACCTAAGTGGGGAGTAAGGACAGCCTTTGTGGGGAGTTACGTGTACTTTTTTGTGTGCGCATCCCTGATTCAAGTGAAGTTCACTTGTATagtcattttcattaaaatctTAGTCAAAAAAGGCAATCCCAAGTTTTAACCATTGACGCAAATGGAATGTTTCGCAAACACAAATCAAATATCGCATATGCCAACCAAGTGGGGAGTAAGGACaacatatgtggggagttacgtctatatttttatatgttcatCCCTTATTCAAGTGAAGTTCATTTATGaactaattttcattaatatttcaGTCATCAAAGGCCATCCAAAGTTTTCTCCCATTCAGGCAATGGGATGTTTCGCAAACACAAACGAAATATCACGTGCCACACCTAAGTGGGGAGTAAGGACAGCCTTTGTGGGGAGTTACGTGTACTTTTTTGTGTGCGCATCCCTGATTCAAGTGAAGTTCACTTGTATagtcattttcattaaaatctTAGTCAAAAAAGGCAATCCCAAGTTTTAACCATTGACGCAAATGGAATGTTTCGCAAACACAAACCAAATATCGCATATGCCAACCAAGTGGGGAGTAAGGACaacatatgtggggagttacgtctatatttttatatgttcatCCCTTATTCAAGTGAAGTTCATTTATGaactaattttcattaatatttcaGTCATCAAAGGCCATCCAAAGTTTTCTCCCATTCACGCAATGGGATGTTTCGCAAACACAAACGAAATATCACGTGTCACACCTAAGTGGGGAGTAAGGATAGGctatgtggggagttacgtGTATTTTTTTGTGTACGCATCCCTGATTCAAGTGAAGTTCGTTTCTATACTCAATTCCCAGAAATTTTTGAATCATTATACGCAATCCAAAGTATTGTCCATGCACGCAACCACCATGAACTGGATTGTGATGTTTGCCAAACAACGCCAagaaaatatcacataaaacaACCAACTGGGGAGTAAGGACAACCTATGTGGGGAGTGACGTTTATTTTTTCCTCTGTACATGGACGACTGAAGTGAAGTTCACGTATATAGTGAATTTACAAACTTCTTTTCAATCATTAAAGGCAAGGCAAACTATTCTGCATGCACGCAACCTCCATGAAGTGGATTATGTTGgtaaacaacaaaaattatcaattgtCACAAAAAAGTGGGGAGCAACGAAAACGTATATGGGGAGTTATACTAACTTTTTCCTATATGCAATGCATACCTCATGGAAATGTCGTTTATAATCATATATGGACTACTGCATTATAATCATTATCCTTAATTCAATGAATCACAAATTCTGCATCCTCACCCAATGTCCAGtaataaatcaaaaaaattacTGGGGAGTGAAGACCAACTAAGCGGGGAGTTACATGGAAACTATAGTCCGAAAATGCAGACTAAACTTAATGAAAGAAGTAACTTACAAATACCTTTATCCATCATTCATGCACTGCTTAACATTCACACTAAGGACAATTCAGTAATTCAGTTATGTCTCCATAAAGTTTTTCTTTGTACAAATGtccaaacataatattatgtGGGTGGTTTGATTTCTTTTACTACCAAGTTATGCTCAATCCAGATCATACATTAATGCTTAAATTCAACAATAAGGCAACAAACTAAACAtaacaaagtaaaataatatgtgTCATAAATAACATAACATGCCTTGCGGATTGTTCAAacctaataaataaacaaaatacacATCACACATCCTATTGCATTAATAACATCCACAGTAGAGGTCAATTCATAACTACATCATCCCAATGTTTGTCATTTTCGTTTCGCATTTTTCTTATTCCCGTAAACAGAAAAAGGTGTTCTTGTCGCAACACTCTTGAACCGCCTTCGTGGTTGGGCCTTCATACGGTCATACATGTTGCTATGTTGACCACCGTCATGGTTTACAACAACTTCTTCATCCAGATGCGGCTTAACAGGAGGGTCATGAAACATTTCGTCGTCTTCATCACCGTCATCATCAAAGACATCATCAGCACAACCATCATTTGGGGGGTCTTCATTTCCAACCTCACCCTCACATTTTGCAACGATTTCTTCTAATTCAGAAATTGAATGTTCCATACTAGCTATCTCACCTTCTTCATACTCCAGCAGACGAAGAAcctcttccttctcctttttttcttcatttctgtAGGCAGTGCCAAATCGTTTAAATGCTTCTTTAACAACATCGTGACGAAGTTCTTCATCTGACACGGACACATCAACAACACACTGTACAAAagtacaaataattataaacaaattccGTCTACGTAACATCAAACTAAAACAAACAACGTATTTTAAAGTTTCACCTCACCATTTTATTGTCAAATGATCTCGTTATCACTTTGTCACCAACTTAGACATTCATCCAATGCAAAAGTCGAGGAAACTTGTTCATCCGACATGTCAACTTTGTGTTACACACAAGTAAATGATCAAATGACCATAACtgcaacaaattaaataaattacaacGGCATCTTCACCACAATCAACATCAGTATTTCAgcacaataaaaaacaatattgtaATTACCTGAAGCAAATAAACACAGCCCACAACATCAAAATGCTTTGCGGCTGACTCGTTCTTCAATCCCAATGAAGCAATGCACAAGCTACTAACCAAATACTCATACACTAATGTTCCCCAATTATATTTGCCGATGTTGTCAATATCATCAACTAGCTTAAAAATTATGGGGAAAACAATACCCTTTTTATTGGGCAATAAGAATTCTGATATCCCTAACAAAATGTAAATCCTGCAAAAGAGTTCTACACCACCAACATCATAatcgtatttcaaaagatagtAGTATATCAACTCCACAGTAACTGTTTGACCACCAAAAATATTCAAAGTGTCACTATCAGAAATGGTCTCATTTAAATCAATTCTTTCACCCAAAACCCTCAAACCTAACCCCAAACAAACATCTAATAGATTAAATTCTACGACTTGCCCACCAATACGAAAACCTTCCCTTCTCTCAACCCAGTTGTAACATAACAGACTCAAAAGTTTCCTACTAATCTTCACCGAATCGGTTACCATGGGAAACCACCAAAATGGAGTGCCTTGAATATAGTTCTTCTGTTGCACACTTAGTCTATTGTTTATAGCACCTACAAACTTCGTCTTGCagaaatgacaaaataaaatcTGGATAACATAACAAACAACTGAATGTCATTCATTATAATTGCACAACTATAACAACATGAATCCAGATTAACAAACCTTGTTCTCCTGCGACAAATAAACATGTCCATCACGATTATCGTCCATCTTGTAATCCTACAACGCCATACACATTACACAGACATAAAATGCGCATTAACCAACCATATCGCTGACAAGAAAAAATATCACCAACAACCACATCCACAGCCAACTATACACATCCTCTGGTTAATACGACCAAAAAACGTTACCTTTGTCGTCGACGACTTCTCTCCGGTAGCCCACCACTGATTTGCAGAACTATGCCTCCTCTCCCTGTCGCACTGCCTGATAATGACCCACCACCCCCACCAACCCAAATGGTTGGCGGAATCTCACTTACCCCCTTGTCTGTCTTGACTTTCTCACTTCCAAACCACCCCGGCCTCAGTCTCCCCCATTTGCCTCTTCACTTTCTGACTTCGTCGCCTTCGTTAATTTCCCCTTCTCTCTCTAAAGTTCAGTTTCTCACCGGcggaaaccctaaacccactgAACCCACAACACCACCGCCTCACTTTCGACCTTCTCTCTCTTCACACTCAAACTGCAGAACGGAGCGCCTCActtcccccccccccccccccccccccttttCCTCTTAAGTTTCTCTCTCTAAAAGGACATTTAACATAAGTGATTTTCCTTCTCTCCACTGCACGTGCGACCAacgtttttcatttttaaaaaattaaaaaaagctCTGCCACGTCAGCTGTGTCAAATTCTtgtcaaaaatttttgttggAATATCATTATCCAAACTACAAAGCTAAGTTTAGCAACACTCAGTTTTCTTCTCAgtttttcctctcttcttcactttcagTTTATTGCTTACAATTCTGGATCATATGTTTTGTTCCTTTCTTTATACCTTATATCCTCCTCTTtcttatttaagattttaaatacTTGCAGTGCTGAAGACTAAGAACAGCTTTCCTCATTCTCAGTTTCAAGGTATGAGATCCTTAATACCTTTCCCACTTGCTTCCACTGTTCTAATGGATATATTGCTGAAACGAATACACCAAAGAAAAATTactactttttcaatttttttctcacGATAACCGATTCATTGGTTTTCACCCAAAGAGCATTATTAGTTGAAATTGAATTATTCCAACCCACGAAATtgaaacacatttattaaaattaaagtttttatatattttttattatattaaattgattattttattccaaaaaaataaaaatataatattaataatattatatttaatttaaatgaataatatgattattttggTAAATAAAGCTAAATAAATATAGCTTAATATAAAGAAAGGGAAtagttaaaatgatttattgaattttattaattatcatgacatattaaaaaaatataagtaatattcTTCGTCACAAGTTGAGTAATGTCTAGTCTGTTTGATAATGATATCTTGTATGACTTCGAATGTTATAGGagcatttttttcacaaaattatactctatacattaaatttaaaataattcctTTATGTCACAAAGGCCAATATTAATCttcaaatgaaaagaaatttagTGAATAAAAACGAATTGCTATTGATAAAgctatataataattaaagaaataaaaaataattattggtaTGATGAATATATTTTGCGAGTTTTTGGCTCCCAAGTTGAACTAATGCTGTTTGGTTTAGTGCTGCATCTATACCTACTATCTTTTTGAacaaatcaaatccaaaaagcTGGTGGGtatacaatataatattttgctaTGGATGCTTTTCATTACTAATAATCTTCACAGCCTGTTGTGAAAAAGTTTTGGAATTTAAGGAAATAAAAGCTTTGGTTGATTTCCCTCTTCTCATTCATGGTTTAAGCATCCATAGTTGTGCAAGAGtttgtcaattaaaaaattacgaAGTTATATTACAAACTTTtacaactttttaaatttgaatactGAAAagaactttttcaaaaattttagaaCTTAAAATTGAAAAGCATATTGTGATTCAGTTGTGGTTtagaattattttgaaaaaaccaaaCTAAGTATGTTTTTTCTCTTGGGAGCTTCCTTAATTCCAAGGACATAGAAAACGTTTTCACCATGCTTGCTCATTCCTTAAAACGCAAAAGTGATTCCTAGAAATATCGCCTAAGTGCCACAATCGACCAACAATTGATTTAAGGTATCAGAAGCTTTACTAAAACTgtacattttgtttttgtttttaattggtTAATATTGTTTAGTTTATATTTCAGTTATGGCTTCCAACGAAGAGGGAAAAATCTCTTTGAAATATTGGGTTGACGATAAAAAAGAACGTGTAATTGTGGCGGAAGCAAGTGGGGAGTTGGTAGATGTTCTCTTCAGTTTCCTTACCCTTCCATTGGGAACTATTATTCGGCTTTGGGACACCTCTGAACAACAACAAAGGCGTGAGAACACCTCTGAACAACAAGAAGGACCTGGTTGCATCAACAATCTGTGCCCGAGTTTTAAGGATATTTTGGGACTTCGGAACAACTCTCAACAACAAGTAGGACGTGAGAACATCTCTGAACAACTAGTAGGGCGTGGGAACACCTCTGAGGAACAAGAAGGGCGCGATAACAACTCTGAGCAACAACAAAGGCCTGACAACAGCTCTGAACAACAAGAAGGGCGTGAGAACACCTCTCAACAACAACAAGGACGTGAGAACACCTCTCAACAACAACAAGTAGAGCATGAGAACACCTCTGAACAACAACAAAGGTGTGAGAACACCTCTGAACAACAAATAGGGCATGAGAACAACTCCGAACAACAAGAAGGACCTGGTTGCATCAACAAGCTGTGCCACAGTTTTAAGGATATTTTGGGGCTTCGGTCTAAACAACAAGTAGGGCTTGGTTGCATCAAGGAGCTTTACCAGAGTGTTAATAAGTTGGACTCTGTTGTTTTTAGGAACAACAACTGCCAGGAAATGTTGCATTCTCCGCGCAACCCCTTAGAGAGCTCTTGCCAGAGACTAAAAGTGAAAGTGGATGATACAAAACCCACAAAGTATTTCATGTGTCTTAACTGTTCAAGTAAAGAAAGTAAATTGTTGGTGAGTTCTTTTTCTGCTAAAAAGTGCGACTGCGGGTCATTCATCAAAGAAATAGAAATGCTGGAAGAGCATGGTGGTGACGATGGTGTTTTTGTCAAAGGAAAGGCCATGTTCTTGATCTATGATGACTTGACAGTGCGCCGAAGCTCTCCAAGTGAATCCATTAAATCACCCCTCAAACTTGGACACAAAAAACTCGAAAACCAGATAGTAGAGCATCTTGACAGGAAAAAGGTAATATTTCTTATGTAGAAAAGACTATTCCTCCAATATTTGACAGTTTCAAGTTTATgcaaatacataaaattatttagttgactaaaatatcattttctggTAAAAATTTGAGAGACATTTTTGTGACTTACACTATATATGAAGTTATATATGAAGTTGTTAACCTTTCTCCAGTTATTCAATATATTGTAAAATTGTAGTTGAGCAGGACTTTTCCGTAGTTGTCGTACTTTGATATATAATGTAAGCTCATATGAACTTTCcttgtttaattataactttactGCCTTAAATCGTGCTTTGTTTTTTCACTTATCTTCTTTCAGATACTAAACATACTGAAGCAAGCATTAACCTCCAAAACCCCGCTTAGTGATGTATTATTAGGAAAGGAGTCCAAGCGATCGGTCTCATTCTCACGAGTTATTGGCTCCAGTGGTTCCAAAGATTATTTAGAAATCAAGGTAATGGTGAGCAAAGCAAAGAACAAGATTCTATTTGTTGAAGCAGATGGAGATTTTGTCGATTTTCTAGCCAGCTTCCTCACAACACCTCTTGGATCTATTATGAACCTTAAGAgtaacaatttttccttttgcctcATACCACTTCTTGCATCTATTCTGAAGATTAAGAATGGCAAATTGTCGTTGGGTTGCATTCGTAACTTATACAAAAGTGTGAAGAATCTGGATCCATCGTGGTTCATAGAGTCATCAAACAGATCCTTACTGAATCCAAAGGTGGCTCCTCATTTTGGTTGTGAGAGAAATCCACTATTGAATGCAAATCAATATGACACTGCCAAATATTGGTATGGCCTtagagaaatgaaaaatgagaagGGTCGTATCATCTCTGAAAAAAGAATGATTTCAAAGAAACGCGATATGCTACAACAACCAAAAGATATCAAACTTTTGGACCCAAGATCTTCCGATAGAGCAAGAAAAGATGGTGTGGGATTTATGAAGAGGCCGTGTCTATTTGTTGTGAATGATGATCTGACAGTGTTACCAATGACAACTACTTCAAGTATTCCATGTTCATTTATGGATGACACCCCGTTTACTAAATTGGAGGAACATTTGGTGAAAATAAAGAAGTCAGAGGTAATGTTCACAACCATGTTCTTTCGATATTGGCTTAAGAAAATCTGATTCATGTCAATGGTTTTATTTAAGATTTGTCTAATTATTTGTCGATTTTGGTCAGGCAATAAACCTCTTGAGGGCTTCTTTAACATCCGACAAAGGTGCTTTTACTCGGAGCCTATCCTTCTTATTGTGGACTTGGAGATTCCAAAGACTCATTCCAGGTTGGAGTTTCTTTAGAAGGAAGAGAATAAAAtgggaagaaaaaagaaaaagacaaaaacgTGAGAAAGATATCGACTTAAATgataagaaagagaaaaagaaacaaagtgttgtagAATCTAAAAGGGAGAAGGAAGAGAACAATAATAATTCAGTGCAGAATACAAAGGAAGAAGTCAAACCCAAAAGTGTGGGTGATAAGTGATAAAGGGTGGAGTGGAGCAATGCTGCGTTACATTTTGGTGTATGAAATAATTGTGTTTAAGTGGATATGATGATCATTTAAcgttttttttcttgttttgtgcaTGTTATTATAATTCTTCAACACTTTCTTATTTCTAGCCAATTTGGGACTTagaatcacacttggattcttaaCACAAAAGACATAGAAACTGTGTTGGGAGATGCCTATGTAATAAAGCTGATACATGATTGATAATCACAAGCTTACTGCGTGGCTTGGTATTCGTTGATTATTTTGGAGGTGGATTAAGACTATCTACCACAGTACAacataatttggttaaaagcTGGTAAAGATAATCGTAATTAACATTCAAATTATCTCTTTTAtccattaattttttacattcaaCTATCTAacctttattataataatatttggttaaattattttttttgtcatctaTTTATTAAGAAGTATCAAATtagttttcaagtttttttttatatcaatttgatcttagttttttaaaaatatccaatttgatttttgttgttaattttgattaaacaGTATTAAAGTTAACATCATATctcaatttatgattttttaaaattttttttttgaatttttttttgaattcttttataCATGTCATTTGACCGTTGTATCcgaaataaatcaaattatataatttttctaagtgtagctaaattaaaattaaaaaagcagaacttgaatttttaaaagaaaaacaaagagaaaaaaaagtaattaatactttattttaagatttattaaGGTGACTTATTAAATTGTATGACTTGTCGCTTTTAAGGCATTTACTAACCTCACCATTTACTTCTCGTGATTAAGATGTgaaatatacatgaaatttacacataaataaaaacaataaattaactaTTTCAAAAGTCAGTAAGATTTTTAAGTCAGTGTTTTAGAAATATCAGAGACTTACTAAttttatcaacaattaattttttttaaaaaaactcgGTGCCGTATATTAAACAGAAATTTTATACACAAGcttgtattttataattatattcttacCTCTCTGAGTACCTATTTTATcatcaattcataatattcaAATGACAATTAACCTTTTAAGAAATACAAAATTGTCATAACTTTCTCGATTTACATGGAAGTTCGTTCTCTTCTTATTTCTAAATCCTCTTTTTTCGATAATCACTTCGCCAAAATTCATCTtgaaataagatatttttaggaggttaatttttatatagtttgGTTTGAAGTTGACTTCTTAAATTATATGTTACCTgtctttagtttattttttccaTCCAGATGCGTATTGCATATCTTCGAGATTATCTTATAAGTAATaactcttcattttttaaaaatttttgagAACCATTTATACTATGTAAATAAtaagttttgaagaaaaaaaaattcaaatttaaaaaatcttcttaaattaatataatacaaGAGTTATGATTTGGGTGTTGCcttatgtaaataaaataaataaattttagatgtTAATTAAGAGATGGACAAATTGTTGTTTGAACTtctattattacaataaaagaatatattaaaatgtgaaaTAGCAAGGACGTATGcacacatatataataataacgtCAATATTTGACGCATTTCATCACTTCACGTTTATTGGGTATTCAAGACAGTTCATCACTTCACCTTTATTCGGTATTCAAGACCGTTCATCACTTACACTCTCAcattacataatataaataataatgcatTTCATCATCAATTCGGTAGAAcaacactttttatttataattttattaaaaacacaatCATATATGCTAGTAACAAATAGGGAAACATTCATCTTCATCCAATTTTTATGCCTGCAGTCTCCTTTTTATTACTGTAATATTGGAGTAAGCAACTGAAACTCAACCTACACaaattatgaaaacaattactatactttcatatataaaaGTGATTAcgaataaaatatgaatttcatTATAAAGGATGTAAAAGTAGCATTATAGCGAATATCATACTATACATAAGCCTCGTAA
Coding sequences:
- the LOC114165603 gene encoding involucrin-like: MASNEEGKISLKYWVDDKKERVIVAEASGELVDVLFSFLTLPLGTIIRLWDTSEQQQRRENTSEQQEGPGCINNLCPSFKDILGLRNNSQQQVGRENISEQLVGRGNTSEEQEGRDNNSEQQQRPDNSSEQQEGRENTSQQQQGRENTSQQQQVEHENTSEQQQRCENTSEQQIGHENNSEQQEGPGCINKLCHSFKDILGLRSKQQVGLVGLCCF
- the LOC114166409 gene encoding uncharacterized protein LOC114166409, with protein sequence MLHSPRNPLESSCQRLKVKVDDTKPTKYFMCLNCSSKESKLLVSSFSAKKCDCGSFIKEIEMLEEHGGDDGVFVKGKAMFLIYDDLTVRRSSPSESIKSPLKLGHKKLENQIVEHLDRKKILNILKQALTSKTPLSDVLLGKESKRSVSFSRVIGSSGSKDYLEIKVMVSKAKNKILFVEADGDFVDFLASFLTTPLGSIMNLKSNNFSFCLIPLLASILKIKNGKLSLGCIRNLYKSVKNLDPSWFIESSNRSLLNPKVAPHFGCERNPLLNANQYDTAKYWYGLREMKNEKGRIISEKRMISKKRDMLQQPKDIKLLDPRSSDRARKDGVGFMKRPCLFVVNDDLTVLPMTTTSSIPCSFMDDTPFTKLEEHLVKIKKSEAINLLRASLTSDKGAFTRSLSFLLWTWRFQRLIPGWSFFRRKRIKWEEKRKRQKREKDIDLNDKKEKKKQSVVESKREKEENNNNSVQNTKEEVKPKSVGDK